The proteins below come from a single Armigeres subalbatus isolate Guangzhou_Male unplaced genomic scaffold, GZ_Asu_2 Contig307, whole genome shotgun sequence genomic window:
- the LOC134203979 gene encoding uncharacterized protein LOC134203979 isoform X2: MSLDVFPVCSSCGKYSVLSISCTNCLQICCTACFNVLVSAMVMADADVALLAARVCRKCRNESRVTNSVTGPGNETNASVSVDRSDLCDLHWKERTLYCLNCSVSICGDCMCLGEPHDFHRIDNLVAVYFERTSRLRDKLKIAEKFNDELHAGSEVYRRNLRFIEKEEAEMLEEIEAIAEESRLEVSRVTTVRKQILKEKLNVPFTNGAVLEDMWNTAKQVSPYRLLNLLSEFDANCDKLLAQDVKVTVQQTDDFQCQLIEKYNCTEIVFRAFRNAANGDISVSQLIMDNGVEWRVTVTKMDMILIEPRTVDPRMQEFPHKLMVTIPHKDYEKTIHQSFELEDQYNAIEVVYSSFLVDEGFCRETNGDLVMKIGVRCKNVLSELDIMELQYNGVRDEDDYKHLVMHFHPKLSNLKNRTSLRSSEVIDGKNRQWYLEVYADVHSNKLKALIGLQKRSAVCCDFFIELIHTNFISLDSLNNDCGFSPGGNLHFRFGVRPLSNSTEISAQSASANA, from the exons ATGTCTCTCGACGTGTTTCCCGTCTGTTCCAGCTGTGGAAAGTATTCGGTTTTATCTATTTCCTGCACAAACTGTCTGCAAATTTGTTGCACTGCTTGTTTCAATGTTTTGGTTAGTGCGATGGTAATGGCTGATGCCGATGTGGCACTGTTGGCGGCTCGAGTCTGTCGGAAATGCCGCAACGAAAGTCGCGTGACCAACTCGGTCACCGGTCCTGGAAACGAAACGAATGCATCAGTGAGTGTCGACAGAAGTGATCTTTGCGATTTGCATTGGAAAGAGCGTACGCTATATTGCTTGAACTGCTCGGTGAGTATTTGTGGAGACTGCATGTGCCTTGGAGAGCCACACGACTTTCACCGGATCGACAATTTGGTGGCCGTTTATTTCGAGAGGACCTCAAGGCTAAGGGATAAATTGAAGATCGCTGAGAAATTCAACGATGAACTACATGCGGGAAGTGAGGTTTATCGGAGAAATCTTCGGTTCATTGAGAAAGAAGAGGCTGAGATGTTAGAAGAGATTGAAGCAATTGCCGAGGAATCTCGACTGGAAGTGTCTCGAGTCACTACAGTTCGGAAGCAGATACTAAAGGAAAAGCTGAATGTTCCTTTTACGAATGGTGCGGTTTTGGAAGATATGTGGAATACAGCAAAACAGGTGTCGCCGTACAGATTGTTGAATTTACTTTCGGAGTTTGATGCTAATTGTGATAAACTGCTAGCTCAGGACGTCAAAGTTACGGTTCAACAAACTGACGACTTTCAATG CCAACTGATCGAAAAATATAACTGTACGGAAATTGTTTTTCGAGCGTTTCGCAATGCTGCCAACGGGGATATCTCTGTCTCTCAATTGATTATGGACAACGGTGTTGAATGGAGAGTTACGGTTACGAAAATGGATATGATTCTTATTGAGCCACGTACAGTCGACCCTCGAATGCAGGAATTTCCCCACAAGCTGATGGTAACGATTCCTCATAAGGACTATGAGAAGACGATACACCAATCATTCGAACTCGAAGACCAATACAACGCGATAGAGGTTGTATATTCCTCATTCCTTGTAGATGAAGGTTTTTGCAGGGAAACCAATGGCGATTTAGTGATGAAGATTGGCGTTCGTTGTAAAAATGTATTGTCTGAATTGGACATAATGGAGCTTCAGTACAATGGTGTAAGAGATGAAGATGACTA cAAACACCTTGTTATGCATTTTCATCCAAAATTAAGCAATCTTAAAAATAGAACGTCATTACGTTCCTCTGAAGTTATAGATGGTAAAAATAGACAGTGGTATTTGGAGGTTTATGCAGATGTGCATTCAAACAAACTTAAAGCTTTAATCGGTTTGCAGAAACGATCTGCCGTTTGCTGTGATTTCTTCATCGAACTGATACATACCAAT TTTATCAGTTTAGACTCACTGAACAACGATTGCGGCTTTTCACCAGGTGGTAACTTGCATTTTCGGTTTGGAGTGCGGCCCTTATCCAATTCTACAGAAATCTCAGCACAAAGTGCATCAGCGAATGCTTAA
- the LOC134203979 gene encoding uncharacterized protein LOC134203979 isoform X1, with the protein MSLDVFPVCSSCGKYSVLSISCTNCLQICCTACFNVLVSAMVMADADVALLAARVCRKCRNESRVTNSVTGPGNETNASVSVDRSDLCDLHWKERTLYCLNCSVSICGDCMCLGEPHDFHRIDNLVAVYFERTSRLRDKLKIAEKFNDELHAGSEVYRRNLRFIEKEEAEMLEEIEAIAEESRLEVSRVTTVRKQILKEKLNVPFTNGAVLEDMWNTAKQVSPYRLLNLLSEFDANCDKLLAQDVKVTVQQTDDFQCQLIEKYNCTEIVFRAFRNAANGDISVSQLIMDNGVEWRVTVTKMDMILIEPRTVDPRMQEFPHKLMVTIPHKDYEKTIHQSFELEDQYNAIEVVYSSFLVDEGFCRETNGDLVMKIGVRCKNVLSELDIMELQYNGVRDEDDYKHLVMHFHPKLSNLKNRTSLRSSEVIDGKNRQWYLEVYADVHSNKLKALIGLQKRSAVCCDFFIELIHTNVTKNIVIKRQNKNFNTSFIFEYQFISLDSLNNDCGFSPGGNLHFRFGVRPLSNSTEISAQSASANA; encoded by the exons ATGTCTCTCGACGTGTTTCCCGTCTGTTCCAGCTGTGGAAAGTATTCGGTTTTATCTATTTCCTGCACAAACTGTCTGCAAATTTGTTGCACTGCTTGTTTCAATGTTTTGGTTAGTGCGATGGTAATGGCTGATGCCGATGTGGCACTGTTGGCGGCTCGAGTCTGTCGGAAATGCCGCAACGAAAGTCGCGTGACCAACTCGGTCACCGGTCCTGGAAACGAAACGAATGCATCAGTGAGTGTCGACAGAAGTGATCTTTGCGATTTGCATTGGAAAGAGCGTACGCTATATTGCTTGAACTGCTCGGTGAGTATTTGTGGAGACTGCATGTGCCTTGGAGAGCCACACGACTTTCACCGGATCGACAATTTGGTGGCCGTTTATTTCGAGAGGACCTCAAGGCTAAGGGATAAATTGAAGATCGCTGAGAAATTCAACGATGAACTACATGCGGGAAGTGAGGTTTATCGGAGAAATCTTCGGTTCATTGAGAAAGAAGAGGCTGAGATGTTAGAAGAGATTGAAGCAATTGCCGAGGAATCTCGACTGGAAGTGTCTCGAGTCACTACAGTTCGGAAGCAGATACTAAAGGAAAAGCTGAATGTTCCTTTTACGAATGGTGCGGTTTTGGAAGATATGTGGAATACAGCAAAACAGGTGTCGCCGTACAGATTGTTGAATTTACTTTCGGAGTTTGATGCTAATTGTGATAAACTGCTAGCTCAGGACGTCAAAGTTACGGTTCAACAAACTGACGACTTTCAATG CCAACTGATCGAAAAATATAACTGTACGGAAATTGTTTTTCGAGCGTTTCGCAATGCTGCCAACGGGGATATCTCTGTCTCTCAATTGATTATGGACAACGGTGTTGAATGGAGAGTTACGGTTACGAAAATGGATATGATTCTTATTGAGCCACGTACAGTCGACCCTCGAATGCAGGAATTTCCCCACAAGCTGATGGTAACGATTCCTCATAAGGACTATGAGAAGACGATACACCAATCATTCGAACTCGAAGACCAATACAACGCGATAGAGGTTGTATATTCCTCATTCCTTGTAGATGAAGGTTTTTGCAGGGAAACCAATGGCGATTTAGTGATGAAGATTGGCGTTCGTTGTAAAAATGTATTGTCTGAATTGGACATAATGGAGCTTCAGTACAATGGTGTAAGAGATGAAGATGACTA cAAACACCTTGTTATGCATTTTCATCCAAAATTAAGCAATCTTAAAAATAGAACGTCATTACGTTCCTCTGAAGTTATAGATGGTAAAAATAGACAGTGGTATTTGGAGGTTTATGCAGATGTGCATTCAAACAAACTTAAAGCTTTAATCGGTTTGCAGAAACGATCTGCCGTTTGCTGTGATTTCTTCATCGAACTGATACATACCAATGTAACGAAAAATATTGTCATAAAACGACAGAACAAAAATTTCAACACATCATTTATATTTGAATATCAGTTTATCAGTTTAGACTCACTGAACAACGATTGCGGCTTTTCACCAGGTGGTAACTTGCATTTTCGGTTTGGAGTGCGGCCCTTATCCAATTCTACAGAAATCTCAGCACAAAGTGCATCAGCGAATGCTTAA